The following coding sequences lie in one Hippopotamus amphibius kiboko isolate mHipAmp2 chromosome 17, mHipAmp2.hap2, whole genome shotgun sequence genomic window:
- the CHD3 gene encoding chromodomain-helicase-DNA-binding protein 3 isoform X8 has protein sequence MASPLRDEEEEEEEMVVSEEEEEEEEEGDEEEEEVEAADEDYEEDDDEGVLGRGPGHDRGRDRHSPPGCHLFPPPPPPLPPPPPPPPPPPPDKDDIRLLPSALGVKKRKRGPKKQKENKPGKPRKRKKLDSEEEFGSERDEYREKSESGGSEYGTGPGRKRRRKHREKKEKKTKRRKKGEGDGGQKQVEQKSSATLLLTWGLEDVEHVFSEEDYHTLTNYKAFSQFMRPLIAKKNPKIPMSKMMTILGAKWREFSANNPFKGSAAAVAAAAAAAAAAVAEQVSAAVPSATPIAPSGPPALPPPPAADVQPPPVRRAKTKEGKGPGHKRRSKSPRVPDGRKKLRGKKMAPLKIKLGLLGGKRKKGGSYVLQSDEGPEPEAEESDLDSGSVHSASGRPDGPVRTKKLKRGRPGRKKKKVLGCPAVAGEEEVDGYETDHQDYCEVCQQGGEIILCDTCPRAYHLVCLDPELDRAPEGKWSCPHCEKEGVQWEAKEEEEDYEEEGEEEGEKEEEDDHMEYCRVCKDGGELLCCDACISSYHIHCLNPPLPDIPNGEWLCPRCTCPVLKGRVQKILHWRWGEPPVSVPAPQQADGNPDAPPPRPLQGRSEREFFVKWVGLSYWHCSWAKELQLEIFHLVMYRNYQRKNDMDEPPPLDYGSGEDDGKSDKRKVKDPHYAEMEEKYYRFGIKPEWMTVHRIISHSVDKKGNYHYLVKWRDLPYDQSTWEEDEMNIPEYEDHKQSYWRHRELIMGEDPAQPRKYKKKKKELQGDGPPSSPTNDPTVKYETQPRFITATGGTLHMYQLEGLNWLRFSWAQGTDTILADEMGLGKTIQTIVFLYSLYKEGHTKGPFLVSAPLSTIINWEREFQMWAPKFYVVTYTGDKDSRAIIRENEFSFEDNAIKGGKKAFKMKREAQVKFHVLLTSYELITIDQAALGSIRWACLVVDEAHRLKNNQSKFFRVLNGYKIDHKLLLTGTPLQNNLEELFHLLNFLTPERFNNLEGFLEEFADISKEDQIKKLHDLLGPHMLRRLKADVFKNMPAKTELIVRVELSPMQKKYYKYILTRNFEALNSRGGGNQVSLLNIMMDLKKCCNHPYLFPVAAMESPKLPSGAYEGGALIKASGKLMLLQKMLRKLKEQGHRVLIFSQMTKMLDLLEDFLDYEGYKYERIDGGITGALRQEAIDRFNAPGAQQFCFLLSTRAGGLGINLATADTVIIFDSDWNPHNDIQAFSRAHRIGQANKVMIYRFVTRASVEERITQVAKRKMMLTHLVVRPGLGSKAGSMSKQELDDILKFGTEELFKDENEGENKEEDSSVIHYDNEAIARLLDRNQDATEDTDVQNMNEYLSSFKVAQYVVREEDKIEEIEREIIKQEENVDPDYWEKLLRHHYEQQQEDLARNLGKGKRVRKQVNYNDAAQEDQDNQSEYSVGSEEEDEDFDERPEGRRQSKRQLRNEKDKPLPPLLARVGGNIEVLGFNTRQRKAFLNAVMRWGMPPQDAFTTQWLVRDLRGKTEKEFKAYVSLFMRHLCEPGADGSETFADGVPREGLSRQQVLTRIGVMSLVKKKVQEFEHINGRWSMPELMPDPSADSKRSSRASSPTKTSPTTPEASATNSPCTSKPATPAPSEKGDGIRTPLEKDDAENQEEKPEKNSRVGEKMETEVDTPSPAPSLGERLEPRKIPPEDEVPGVPGELEPEPGYRGDREKSEDVKGDRELRPGPPRDEPRSNGRREEKAEKPRFMFNIADGGFTELHTLWQNEERAAISSGKLNEIWHRRHDYWLLAGIVLHGYARWQDIQNDAQFAIINEPFKTEANKGNFLEMKNKFLARRFKLLEQALVIEEQLRRAAYLNLSQEPAHPAMALHARFAEAECLAESHQHLSKESLAGNKPANAVLHKGKGRGGPARGRAHSAASEPAGGVAERHEGRRDPPASHAVPNTPHRSPPSDVRAQHPQPAGQQGHGASPHTGLPPGSIRYTSGVRGSLQRRTRRGPGRRRRQLQPDACRVLHHSRHQRPSSAGEEGEGNGGGTGVRRAGSEGAPSRGGDLYRRLTGSQACPSPRPRPRGRPPAQALGPAASPPPSPPLGPPLG, from the exons CAGGTGGAACAGAAGTCGTCGGCAACTCTGCTCCTGACCTGGGGCCTGGAGGACGTGGAGCATGTGTTCTCCGAGGAGGATTACCACACACTCACCAACTACAAAGCCTTTAGCCAGTTCATGAG GCCCCTGATTGCTAAGAAGAACCCTAAGATCCCAATGTCTAAGATGATGACCATCCTTGGGGCCAAGTGGAGAGAGTTCAGCGCCAACAACCCCTTCAAGGGGTCGGCAGCTGctgtggcggcggcggcggcagcggcggccgcAGCTGTAGCTGAGCAGGTGTCAGCTGCTGTCCCATCAGCCACCCCCATCGCACCTTCCGGACCCcccgcccttcccccaccccctgccgctGATGTCCAGCCCCCACCCGTCCGAAGAGCCAAAACCAAAGAGGGCAAAG GTCCAGGCCATAAGAGGCGGAGTAAGAGCCCCAGAGTGCCTGATGGACGCAAGAAGCTTCGGGGAAAGAAGATGGCACCACTCAAGATCAAACTAGGGCTGCTGGGTGgcaagaggaagaagggaggctCG TATGTTTTGCAGAGTGACGAGGGCCCCGAACCGGAGGCTGAGGAGTCAGACCTGGACAGTGGCAGTGTCCACAGTGCCTCAGGCCGCCCTGACGGCCCTGTCCGAACCAAGAAACTAAAGAGAGGCCggccaggaaggaagaagaagaagg TCCTGGGCTGTCCTGCAGTGGCCGGGGAGGAGGAGGTTGATGGCTACGAGACGGATCACCAGGATTACTGTGAGGTGTGCCAGCAGGGTGGGGAAATTATTCTGTGTGACACCTGCCCTCGTGCCTACCACCTCGTCTGCCTTGATCCTGAGCTTGACCGGGCTCCTGAGGGCAAGTGGAGCTGCCCCCACTGT gagaaggagggggTACAGTGGGaggccaaggaggaggaggaagactatgaggaggaaggggaggaggaaggggagaaggaggaggaggacgaccACATGGAGTACTGCCGTGTGTGCAAGGATGGCGGGGAGCTCCTGTGCTGTGACGCCTGCATCTCCTCCTACCACATCCACTGTCTCAACCCTCCGCTGCCTGACATCCCCAATGGCGAATGGCTGTGTCCCCGATGCACA TGTCCGGTACTGAAAGGCCGTGTGCAGAAGATCCTACACTGGCGGTGGGGGGAGCCCCCTGTGTCAGTGCCAGCCCCCCAGCAGGCAGACGGGAATCCAgatgccccacccccacgtccTCTTCAAGGCAGATCGGAGCGAGAGTTCTTTGTCAAGTGGGTAGGACTGTCCTACTGGCACTGCTCCTGGGCCAAGGAGCTTCAG CTGGAAATCTTCCACTTGGTCATGTACCGAAACTACCAGCGGAAAAATGACATGGATGAGCCCCCACCCCTGGACTACGGCTCTGGGGAGGATGATGGGAAGAGTGACAAGCGCAAGGTGAAGGACCCGCACTACGCTGAGATGGAGGAGAAGTACTACCGCTTTGGCATCAAGCCGGAGTGGATGACCGTCCACCGGATCATCAGCCACAG TGTGGATAAAAAGGGGAATTACCACTATCTAGTGAAATGGAGGGACTTGCCATACGACCAGTCCACGTGGGAGGAAGATGAAATGAACATCCCTGAATATGAGGACCATAAGCAAAGCTACTGGAGACACCG AGAACTAATTATGGGGGAGGACCCTGCCCAGCCCCGCAagtataagaagaagaagaaggagctGCAGGGTGATGGGCCTCCCAGCTCTCCTACTAATGAC CCTACAGTGAAATATGAGACTCAGCCACGGTTTATCACAGCCACTGGAGGTACACTGCACATGTATCAGCTGGAAGGGCTGAATTGGCTACGCTTCTCGTGGGCCCAGGGCACTGACACCATTCTGGCTGATGAGATGGGACTGGGCAAGACCATACAAACCATCGTCTTCCTCTACTCCCTGTATAAGGAG GGCCACACGAAGGGTCCCTTCCTGGTGAGTGCCCCGCTCTCTACCATCATTAACTGGGAGCGGGAGTTCCAGATGTGGGCACCCAAGTTCTATGTGGTGACATACACGGGTGACAAGGACAGCCGAGCCATCATTCGTGAGAATGAGTTTTCCTTTGAAGACAACGCTATCAAAGGTGGCAAGAAAGCTTTTAAGATGAAG AGGGAGGCGCAGGTGAAGTTCCATGTTCTCCTGACATCGTACGAGCTGATCACCATTGATCAGGCAGCGCTTGGCTCCATCCGCTGGGCCTGTCTCGTGGTGGATGAGGCCCATCGGCTCAAGAACAACCAGTCCAAG TTTTTCAGGGTCCTCAATGGCTACAAGATAGATCATAAGTTGCTGCTGACAGGGACTCCATTGCAGAATAATCTGGAGGAGCTCTTCCATCTGCTGAACTTCCTCACCCCAGAGAGGTTTAA CAATCTGGAGGGCTTCTTAGAGGAGTTTGCTGACATATCCAAAGAAGACCAGATTAAGAAACTTCATGACTTGCTGGGGCCACATATGCTGCGGAGGCTTAAGGCTGATGTCTTTAAGAACATGCCGGCCAAGACAGAGCTCATCGTTCGCGTGGAGCTGAGCCCCATGCAGAA GAAATACTACAAGTATATCCTGACCCGAAATTTTGAGGCCTTGAATTCACGAGGCGGTGGGAACCAAGTGTCGCTGCTTAACATCATGATGGATCTTAAGAAGTGCTGCAACCATCCATACCtctttcctgtggctgctatG GAGTCCCCCAAACTTCCCAGTGGGGCTTACGAGGGTGGGGCACTTATTAAGGCGTCTGGGAAGCTTATGCTGCTGCAGAAGATGCTGCGGAAGCTGAAGGAGCAAGGACACAGAGTGCTCATCTTCTCGCAG atgACCAAAATGTTAGACTTGCTAGAGGACTTCTTAGACTACGAAGGCTACAAGTATGAGCGCATCGATGGCGGCATCACTGgtgccctgaggcaggaggccATTGATCGCTTCAATG CTCCTGGGGCCCAACAGTTCTGCTTCCTCCTGTCCACccgggctgggggcctgggcatCAATCTGGCCACTGCTGACACTGTCATCATCTTTGACTCAGACTGGAACCCCCATAATGATATCCAG GCCTTCAGCCGGGCACATCGGATCGGCCAGGCCAACAAAGTGATGATATACCGGTTTGTGACTCGCGCGTCAGTGGAAGAGCGGATCACGCAGGTGGCCAAGAGAAAGATGATGCTGACACATCTGGTGGTGCGGCCCGGGCTGGGCTCCAAGGCGGGCTCCATGTCCAAGCAGGAGCTGGATGACATCCTCAAATTTGGCACCGAGGAGCTGTTCAAGGATGAAAATGAAG GGGAGAACAAGGAGGAGGATAGCAGTGTGATTCACTATGACAACGAGGCCATCGCTCGGCTCTTGGACCGGAACCAGGATGCAACTGAGGACACGGACGTGCAGAACATGAATGAATATCTCAGCTCCTTCAAGGTGGCCCAGTACGTGGTGCGGGAAGAAGACAAG ATTGAGGAAATCGAGCGCGAGATCATCAAGCAGGAGGAGAACGTGGACCCCGACTACTGGGAGAAGCTGCTGAGACACCACTAcgagcagcagcaggaggaccTGGCCCGGAACCTCGGCAAAGGCAAGCGGGTCCGCAAGCAGGTCAACTACAATGACGCTGCTCAGGAGGACCAAG ATAACCAGTCTGAATACTCAGTGGGgtcagaggaggaggatgaagactTTGATGAGCGTCCTGAAG GGCGACGACAGTCAAAGAGGCAGCTCCGGAATGAAAAGGATAAGCCGCTGCCCCCACTGCTGGCCCGAGTTGGGGGCAACATTGAG GTGTTGGGATTCAACACCCGTCAGCGGAAGGCCTTCCTCAATGCTGTGATGCGCTGGGGCATGCCACCGCAGGATGCCTTCACCACCCAGTGGCTTGTGCGGGACCTCAGGGGCAAGACTGAAAAGGAGTTCAA GGCCTATGTGTCTTTGTTCATGCGCCATCTCTGTGAGCCTGGGGCAGACGGCTCTGAAACCTTTGCTGACGGGGTCCCTCGGGAGGGGCTGAGTCGCCAGCAAGTGTTGACCCGCATTGGAGTCATGTCTCTCGTCAAGAAGAAG GTACAGGAGTTTGAGCACATCAATGGGCGCTGGTCCATGCCGGAGCTGATGCCCGACCCCAGTGCTGACTCCAAGCGCTCCTCTAGGGCCTCCTCTCCTACCAAAACGTCTCCTACCACTCCTGAGGCTTCTGCTACAAACAGTCCTTGCACCTCAAAACCTG CTACTCCAGCTCCCAGTGAGAAAGGAGATGGCATAAGGACACCTCTGGAAAAGGATGACGCAGAAAACCAGGAGGAGAAGCCAGAGAAGAATAGCAGAGTTGGGgagaagatggagacagag GTTGAtacgcccagcccagccccatcaCTTGGGGAGCGGCTGGAGCCAAGGAAGATTCCTCCAGAGGATGAGGTGCCAGGGGTACCTGGAGAGCTGGAGCCTGAACCTGGGTACCGGGGGGACAGAGAGAAGTCAG AAGATGTAAAAGGGGACCGGGAGCTTCGACCTGGGCCTCCTCGAGACGAGCCGCGGTCCAATGGGCGACGtgaggagaaggcagagaagcCGCGGTTCATGTTCAATATTGCAgatggtggcttcacag AACTTCATACCCTGTGGCAGAATGAGGAACGGGCAGCTATTTCCTCAGGGAAACTCAATGAGATCTGGCACCGAAGACATGACTATTGGCTTTTGGCTGGGATTGTCCT CCATGGCTATGCACGGTGGCAGGACATCCAGAACGATGCTCAGTTTGCCATTATCAATGAGCCATTTAAAACTGAAGCCAATAAGGGGAACTTTCTGGAGATGAAAAACAAGTTCCTGGCCCGGAGATTCAAG CTCCTGGAGCAGGCGCTGGTGATTGAGGAGCAGCTGCGGCGGGCGGCCTACCTGAACCTATCACAGGAGCCGGCGCACCCCGCCATGGCCCTCCACGCCCGCTTCGCCGAGGCCGAGTGCCTGGCCGAGAGCCACCAGCACCTCTCCAAGGAGTCGTTGGCGGGGAACAAGCCGGCCAACGCCGTCCTGCACAAGGGTAAGGGCCGCGGCGGCCCCGCGCGGGGGAGGGCCCACAGCGCTGC TTCTGAACCAGCTGGAGGAGTTGCTGAGCGACATGAAGGCAGACGTGACCCGCCTGCCAGCCACGCTGTCCCGAATACCCCCCATCGCAGCCCGCCTTCAGATGTCCGAGCGCAGCATCCTCAGCCGGCTGGCCAGCAAGGGCACGGAGCCTCACCCCACACCG GCCTTCCCCCCGGGTCCATACGCTACACCTCCGGGGTACGGGGCAGCCTTCAGCGCCGCACCCGTAGGGGCCCTGGCCGCCGCAGGCGCCAACTACAGCCAGATGCCTGCAGGGTCCTTCATCACAG CCGCCACCAACGGCCCTCCAGTGCTggtgaagaaggagaaggaaatggTGGGGGCACTGGTGTCAGACGGGCTGGATCGGAAGGAGCCCCGAGCCGGGGAGGTGATCTGTATAGACGACTGACCGGATCCCAGGCCTGCCCTTCACCCAGGCCCCGTCCCCGAGGCCGGCCCCCAGCTCAGGCTCTGGGGCCTGCTGCCAGTCCTCCGCCTTCCCCACCCCTGGGGCCCCCACTGGGCTAG